In Anaerobacillus alkaliphilus, one genomic interval encodes:
- a CDS encoding MBL fold metallo-hydrolase produces MSLKFSVLASGSTGNAIYVATEKQRILVDAGLSGKAMEELFKKIDCCPSELDAILVSHEHSDHIKGVGILARKYDIPIYANEKTWQAMEGHLGKVSLDQKFVFRMEETRAFGDLDIESFGVSHDAAEPMFYVFHHEGKKLSVITDTGYVSDRMKGTIKESDVYIFESNHDMNMLRMGKYPWSVKRRILSDVGHVSNEDAAIALAEVIGTKKTRVYLAHLSKDNNMKDLAHLTVKQTLAEQGHEVGDDLRLFDTDPAKPTELVAV; encoded by the coding sequence ATGAGCTTAAAATTCAGCGTTTTGGCAAGTGGTAGTACAGGAAACGCCATTTATGTAGCCACTGAGAAACAGCGAATTTTAGTAGATGCTGGTTTAAGTGGAAAGGCAATGGAAGAACTGTTTAAGAAAATCGATTGTTGTCCAAGTGAATTAGATGCGATATTAGTAAGCCATGAACACAGTGATCATATTAAAGGTGTAGGAATATTAGCTAGAAAATATGATATTCCTATCTATGCCAATGAAAAAACATGGCAGGCAATGGAAGGACATTTAGGAAAAGTATCATTAGATCAAAAATTTGTGTTTCGAATGGAAGAAACACGAGCTTTTGGCGATCTTGATATTGAGTCTTTTGGAGTTTCACATGATGCGGCTGAACCAATGTTTTACGTATTTCACCACGAAGGAAAAAAGCTATCGGTGATTACAGACACTGGTTATGTTAGTGATCGAATGAAAGGAACAATAAAAGAGTCAGATGTATACATCTTTGAGTCAAACCATGATATGAATATGCTTAGAATGGGAAAATACCCATGGAGTGTAAAGCGTCGGATATTGAGTGATGTTGGACATGTTTCCAATGAGGATGCAGCTATTGCCTTAGCTGAAGTAATTGGGACAAAGAAAACAAGAGTTTATTTAGCTCACTTAAGTAAAGACAATAATATGAAGGACCTTGCTCATTTAACAGTGAAGCAAACATTAGCAGAACAAGGCCATGAAGTCGGCGATGATTTGAGATTATTTGATACAGACCCAGCCAAACCTACTGAATTAGTAGCAGTTTAA
- a CDS encoding two-component system regulatory protein YycI translates to MDWSRAKTIFIITFLLLNIFLGYQLNEKKTASNINFTAEATLQERLSEMNITIVVDLHEEQLTGTYISGTTELSLETQIPDNQEVLMVEDEFVTVLLEDPYPLLQGEQSIHVQAKQFVVDKVVNGQEYRYSHFDRELMQIYFYQTYEGKKVDNYESGRLPLMLQLDEDMEIVMYEQNYLTILPIHPQGKEQEVISSIKAIEKLFNAQLIPPDSKITKVEWSYFSFFKPHGEVQVFAPMWNIGVNDQIYYVNAIDGAIQNIQ, encoded by the coding sequence ATGGATTGGAGTAGGGCAAAAACGATTTTTATTATTACCTTTTTGCTTCTAAATATTTTCCTAGGCTATCAACTAAATGAAAAAAAGACGGCAAGTAACATTAATTTTACAGCTGAAGCAACGTTGCAAGAACGATTATCTGAAATGAATATAACGATTGTTGTTGACTTGCACGAAGAACAATTAACAGGAACCTATATTAGTGGTACAACAGAGCTTTCTTTAGAAACTCAGATACCAGATAATCAAGAAGTACTCATGGTTGAAGATGAATTTGTGACGGTCTTATTAGAAGATCCTTACCCACTTCTTCAGGGTGAGCAAAGCATTCATGTTCAAGCAAAGCAGTTTGTCGTTGACAAAGTCGTTAATGGACAAGAGTATCGTTATAGTCACTTCGACAGAGAGTTGATGCAAATCTATTTTTATCAAACCTATGAGGGAAAAAAAGTTGATAACTATGAAAGTGGGCGACTACCACTTATGTTACAGCTAGATGAAGATATGGAAATTGTCATGTACGAGCAAAACTATTTAACGATATTACCAATACACCCCCAAGGAAAAGAACAGGAAGTTATCTCAAGTATAAAAGCAATTGAGAAACTTTTTAACGCACAGCTAATACCACCCGATAGTAAGATTACGAAGGTGGAATGGAGTTATTTTAGCTTTTTTAAGCCACATGGAGAAGTACAGGTTTTTGCTCCTATGTGGAACATTGGGGTCAATGATCAAATTTATTATGTAAATGCCATCGACGGGGCCATTCAAAATATACAATAA
- a CDS encoding YycH family regulatory protein, translating to MVEHIKTTTLWFLILLSVFLTYQIWTFQPEYAILKSTEYIDNTQIGLEKKLHEVIKPKQVILHEEGKSFASIDNSVFAQRFYEEYFGTPLEKFMIRPNLSPFHRINSDYKIEFIFPTSIPSEIFKDIYQMNHSDQLFISKIDRMVFALEKERDKEIVRVKLISNDERVIVEANTNIPVSRFIEDIALNSTNVFYEVFPFDIIDFGNGYRKTTYLPIEAMYLNSATYIAKPLPTDHFRQVLFSDPNFVKHYLQSNGEESFTDGNRMVNILQGGNILRYINPTFGDLVERNNKHVIFSALDFLNGHGGFTSSFYFDSLKTFGTSEEVTFRLFIGGLPVYSTNIFEVNNLFEITLHRGNGNQIEQYVRPMFIMDEEPINISKSTRLPSGKELIEALENKEEFERSLLTDINYGFTMIMRQSFVVLEPRWFIQYNGNWQVVHIAEEVDDSEAITNGLE from the coding sequence ATGGTTGAACATATTAAAACTACTACGTTATGGTTCTTAATATTATTAAGTGTGTTTTTGACATACCAAATATGGACATTTCAGCCCGAGTACGCAATTTTAAAAAGTACAGAGTATATTGATAATACACAAATTGGTCTAGAAAAAAAGCTACACGAAGTGATTAAACCGAAACAGGTAATTTTACACGAAGAGGGTAAGTCTTTCGCTTCAATAGACAATAGTGTATTTGCACAACGTTTCTATGAAGAGTATTTTGGAACTCCGTTAGAAAAGTTTATGATAAGGCCTAATTTAAGTCCTTTTCACCGAATTAATTCTGACTACAAAATTGAGTTTATTTTTCCAACGAGTATACCGAGTGAAATCTTTAAAGATATTTATCAAATGAATCATAGTGATCAGTTATTTATTAGTAAGATCGATCGCATGGTTTTTGCCTTAGAAAAAGAAAGAGACAAAGAGATTGTAAGAGTGAAGCTCATTTCGAATGATGAGAGAGTCATTGTCGAAGCAAATACAAATATTCCAGTTAGTAGGTTTATCGAAGATATTGCATTGAATTCCACGAATGTGTTCTATGAAGTCTTCCCTTTTGACATTATTGATTTCGGAAATGGCTATCGCAAAACAACCTATTTACCTATAGAAGCTATGTATTTGAATAGTGCGACATATATAGCTAAGCCACTACCAACGGACCATTTTAGACAAGTATTATTTAGTGATCCAAACTTTGTTAAACATTATTTACAGTCAAACGGTGAAGAGTCTTTCACTGATGGGAATAGAATGGTGAACATTTTACAAGGTGGTAACATCCTACGTTATATTAATCCCACCTTTGGTGATTTGGTAGAGCGCAATAACAAACATGTTATATTTAGTGCACTTGATTTTCTCAATGGGCATGGTGGTTTTACAAGCTCATTTTACTTTGACTCCCTAAAAACGTTTGGCACATCAGAAGAAGTAACCTTTCGTTTATTTATAGGTGGGCTTCCGGTCTATTCGACTAACATTTTTGAGGTAAATAACCTATTTGAAATTACGTTACATCGTGGAAATGGAAACCAAATTGAGCAATATGTTCGTCCGATGTTTATCATGGATGAAGAACCAATTAATATTTCTAAATCTACGCGATTGCCTTCTGGTAAAGAGCTTATTGAAGCGCTGGAAAACAAGGAAGAGTTCGAGCGCTCCTTATTAACAGATATTAATTATGGATTTACGATGATTATGAGGCAGTCATTTGTTGTGCTTGAACCAAGATGGTTCATTCAATACAACGGCAACTGGCAGGTAGTTCATATTGCTGAAGAAGTTGATGATAGCGAGGCGATAACAAATGGATTGGAGTAG
- the walK gene encoding cell wall metabolism sensor histidine kinase WalK codes for MQKVGFFKSIHVKIVIIYVLLILIAMQVIGVYFTKQLEDQLVENFYDMLDERASLLAYNVEQEMRKNRDDSTPTLRSDIDVLLREFFSIENAEVQVIDKNKVVLSVSNFQKRHVIGQRTTEIRVKRALLGTDDEDILRDQNTGHRMRVLAVPVKSENETIGAIYIEASMEEIYEQMRQINQILMTGTIIALAITAALGVLLARTITRPILDMRKQAQVLGKGDFSRKVHVYGKDEIGQLAITFNELTNKLKDANAMKEEEKRKLSSVLSHMTDGVVATDKEGKIILVNRQGELLLNVSQDKILGTSIVDLLRLTEVFGLNDLIKQTDSLLLDFGNKDKEYLLEASFSVIQKEEGEFNGLITVLHDVTEQEKIEQERREFVANVSHELRTPLTSMKSYLEALEDGALHDPAIAPRFLNVAQTETERMIRLVNDLLQLSKMDSKDYRLNFDTIDVTKLVNSIIDRYELVSNRDMIVFHRDIPDQTTFATVDRDKLIQVLDNILSNAVKYSPEGGRISILLGEGEKHFKISVSDEGVGIPKESLPQIFERFYRVDKARSRKLGGTGLGLAIAKQIVVAHGGSIWVDSEWNVGTTITLTLPYSVEKVVGFNG; via the coding sequence ATGCAAAAAGTCGGTTTTTTTAAATCGATCCATGTAAAAATCGTCATCATCTATGTTCTACTGATCTTAATAGCTATGCAGGTAATTGGTGTATATTTTACCAAACAGCTTGAAGACCAACTGGTTGAGAATTTTTATGATATGCTCGATGAGAGAGCTAGCTTACTTGCCTATAATGTTGAACAGGAAATGAGAAAAAACAGAGATGACTCAACTCCCACGTTACGATCAGACATAGATGTTCTTCTCCGTGAGTTTTTCTCAATTGAAAACGCAGAAGTGCAAGTAATAGATAAAAATAAAGTCGTTTTAAGTGTGTCTAACTTTCAAAAACGTCATGTTATTGGACAGCGGACAACAGAAATTCGAGTGAAACGAGCTCTCCTTGGTACAGATGATGAGGATATTCTCCGTGATCAAAATACAGGGCACCGAATGCGTGTATTAGCTGTACCTGTAAAATCAGAAAACGAAACTATTGGTGCCATTTATATAGAGGCATCTATGGAAGAAATATATGAACAAATGCGTCAGATAAATCAAATCTTAATGACAGGTACGATTATTGCTTTAGCAATTACTGCTGCATTAGGCGTGCTTTTAGCGAGAACAATTACAAGGCCGATTCTTGATATGCGAAAGCAAGCACAGGTACTAGGAAAAGGAGATTTTTCTAGGAAGGTTCATGTTTATGGAAAAGATGAAATTGGCCAACTAGCGATTACATTTAATGAATTAACGAATAAATTAAAAGATGCTAATGCAATGAAAGAGGAAGAAAAGCGTAAACTAAGCTCTGTTTTATCCCATATGACCGATGGGGTAGTTGCTACCGATAAAGAAGGGAAAATTATCTTAGTAAACAGGCAGGGCGAGCTTCTCTTAAATGTATCTCAAGATAAAATACTTGGTACGTCAATTGTCGACCTACTACGTTTAACGGAAGTCTTTGGTTTAAACGATTTAATTAAGCAAACAGATTCGTTGCTTCTAGACTTTGGCAATAAAGATAAAGAGTATCTGCTTGAAGCAAGTTTCTCTGTCATTCAGAAAGAAGAAGGAGAGTTTAATGGGCTTATTACCGTTCTTCATGACGTGACTGAACAAGAGAAAATTGAGCAAGAGCGCCGTGAATTTGTAGCGAATGTATCTCATGAGCTGAGAACACCTCTAACTTCGATGAAGAGCTACTTAGAAGCCCTAGAGGATGGTGCTTTACATGATCCTGCAATTGCCCCAAGGTTTTTAAATGTAGCTCAAACAGAAACGGAAAGAATGATTCGTCTCGTAAATGATTTGCTACAACTTTCAAAAATGGATAGTAAAGATTACCGCTTAAACTTTGACACGATTGATGTGACAAAGCTAGTGAATAGCATTATCGATCGTTATGAACTTGTTTCCAATCGGGACATGATTGTTTTTCATAGGGATATCCCTGATCAAACCACCTTTGCGACGGTAGACAGAGATAAGTTAATCCAGGTGTTAGATAACATCTTATCAAATGCTGTGAAGTATTCTCCTGAAGGTGGTAGAATTTCGATTTTATTAGGAGAAGGCGAAAAGCATTTTAAAATAAGTGTCAGTGATGAAGGTGTTGGAATCCCAAAAGAAAGTTTACCGCAAATATTTGAACGTTTTTATCGTGTTGATAAAGCACGTTCTAGAAAATTAGGTGGTACAGGTCTCGGACTAGCAATTGCTAAGCAAATCGTTGTTGCACATGGTGGTAGTATTTGGGTTGATAGTGAGTGGAATGTAGGTACAACGATTACGTTAACATTGCCTTATTCAGTAGAAAAGGTGGTGGGTTTCAATGGTTGA
- the yycF gene encoding response regulator YycF, with amino-acid sequence MEKKILVVDDEQPIADILKFSLEKEGFTVECAHDGEEAIKKVIQLVPDLILLDIMLPLKDGMEVCREVRKKFDMPIIMLTAKDSEIDKVLGLELGADDYVTKPFSTRELLARVKANLRRHQQKSEELTPDKKEIYIGSLAIQPDAYLVTKRGEAIELTHREFELIYYLAKHMGQVMTREHLLQAVWGYDYFGDVRTVDVTVRRLREKVEDNPSHPNWIITRRGVGYYLKNYEEN; translated from the coding sequence ATGGAAAAGAAAATCTTAGTTGTTGATGATGAACAGCCAATTGCAGATATTTTAAAGTTTAGCCTAGAAAAGGAAGGTTTTACAGTTGAATGTGCTCATGATGGAGAAGAGGCTATTAAGAAGGTCATTCAGTTAGTTCCTGACTTAATTTTATTAGATATTATGTTGCCATTAAAAGATGGCATGGAAGTTTGTCGTGAAGTAAGAAAGAAATTCGATATGCCGATTATTATGCTGACAGCGAAAGACTCTGAGATTGATAAAGTTCTTGGTTTAGAGCTAGGTGCTGATGATTATGTGACAAAACCTTTTAGCACTAGAGAATTGTTAGCGAGAGTCAAAGCGAATTTAAGACGCCATCAGCAAAAGTCTGAAGAGTTAACTCCGGACAAAAAAGAAATTTATATTGGTTCACTTGCGATACAACCAGATGCCTATTTAGTAACAAAACGTGGTGAGGCAATTGAGCTGACACACCGTGAGTTTGAGCTTATATATTATTTGGCTAAACATATGGGTCAGGTTATGACTAGAGAACATCTCCTCCAAGCAGTTTGGGGTTATGATTATTTTGGTGATGTTCGAACTGTTGATGTAACTGTGCGAAGGTTACGAGAGAAAGTCGAGGACAATCCTAGCCATCCGAATTGGATTATCACAAGAAGAGGAGTCGGCTATTATCTTAAGAATTATGAGGAGAACTAA
- a CDS encoding peptidoglycan DD-metalloendopeptidase family protein — MEDYKSRLNQLQEKLIGLTKKNINLFKHTSKQYKKLGTSLCIAALLTTSVHTTDRVSAESTHLAKLNVETIYHVYVDNNRIGAVDDNNLVDQLISNKINKYSNEYSALNLVVGENVKLIPEVVFNSRTNTSLTLAALEENLTIKAEATALKVDGEAIAYVSSEEEYEAVLTKLKLQYVSEEQLLAVLNAKENNQTIADPAVGERVIKDVRLSKDITVDKVPVYPKMILSVDDAVKQLILGTLEDDVYVVEPGDVLGAIAQAHGLSMQDILALNPSITENTLLQIGDKLNVTIYEPVVKVIIEEATKIKEEIPFQTETKEDKNMWRGDTKVLQAGQAGERVVSYNIARENGRTIQRQIVSENITKEPQTRIVVKGTKVATSRGTGRLAWPAVGGYISSYQGMRWGRFHRGIDIARPTNRNILAADNGTVSFAGWDGGYGNKVMINHNNGMTTLYAHLSSIDVRVGQTVSQGQKVGVMGSTGNSTGVHLHFEVLQNGKLKNPMDFLNR, encoded by the coding sequence ATGGAAGATTACAAGAGCCGGTTAAATCAACTACAAGAAAAACTTATTGGCTTAACGAAAAAGAACATTAATTTATTTAAACATACATCAAAACAGTATAAAAAGTTAGGGACAAGCCTTTGCATAGCTGCATTACTGACGACAAGTGTACATACTACAGATCGTGTGAGTGCTGAATCCACACATTTGGCTAAATTAAATGTTGAAACAATCTATCATGTATATGTAGATAATAATAGAATAGGTGCTGTAGACGATAATAACTTAGTAGATCAATTAATAAGTAACAAGATCAATAAGTATTCTAATGAATACTCTGCACTTAATTTAGTCGTTGGTGAAAATGTAAAGCTAATACCAGAAGTTGTTTTTAACTCACGTACAAATACAAGTCTTACTCTTGCAGCTCTTGAGGAAAACTTAACAATAAAAGCTGAAGCTACTGCACTAAAAGTTGATGGCGAGGCAATTGCGTATGTAAGTTCTGAAGAAGAATATGAGGCAGTTCTTACAAAGCTGAAGTTACAGTATGTTTCAGAAGAACAATTACTAGCAGTTTTAAATGCTAAAGAAAACAATCAGACTATTGCTGACCCTGCTGTTGGTGAGAGGGTTATTAAGGATGTTAGACTATCTAAGGACATTACAGTTGATAAGGTTCCTGTGTATCCAAAAATGATCTTGTCTGTTGACGACGCAGTGAAACAACTTATTCTAGGAACACTAGAAGATGATGTTTATGTAGTTGAACCTGGAGATGTATTAGGCGCGATTGCACAAGCGCATGGTCTTTCAATGCAAGATATATTAGCTTTAAATCCTTCTATCACAGAAAACACATTGTTGCAGATTGGTGATAAACTAAATGTCACTATATATGAGCCAGTAGTGAAGGTAATTATTGAAGAAGCAACAAAGATTAAAGAAGAAATACCATTCCAAACAGAGACAAAAGAAGACAAGAATATGTGGCGTGGTGACACAAAGGTTCTGCAAGCTGGACAAGCTGGAGAACGAGTTGTCAGCTATAATATTGCCCGGGAAAATGGTAGAACAATCCAAAGGCAAATCGTCAGTGAAAATATTACAAAAGAACCTCAAACTAGAATCGTTGTAAAAGGAACGAAAGTAGCTACGTCAAGAGGTACAGGTAGGTTAGCATGGCCTGCTGTCGGTGGGTATATATCAAGTTACCAAGGAATGCGCTGGGGTAGGTTTCATAGAGGAATTGATATAGCTCGTCCTACTAACCGCAATATTCTCGCTGCAGACAATGGAACAGTCTCGTTTGCTGGGTGGGATGGTGGTTATGGCAATAAAGTTATGATTAACCATAACAATGGGATGACTACATTATATGCTCATCTATCCTCAATTGATGTAAGAGTCGGCCAAACAGTTTCTCAAGGTCAAAAAGTTGGTGTGATGGGTTCTACGGGAAATTCTACAGGTGTCCATCTACACTTTGAAGTACTGCAAAACGGAAAATTGAAAAATCCAATGGATTTTTTAAATAGGTAA
- a CDS encoding transposase produces MGKHYDQEYKDYVAKLIVEEGRKIRELSYELEISHSTVGNWVRDFKQRRNTSSSKEEYITPKELEKLKKQHEAELQKLKEENEILKKAMHIFTKNPM; encoded by the coding sequence ATGGGGAAACATTATGATCAGGAATATAAAGATTATGTAGCGAAACTAATAGTAGAAGAAGGTAGAAAAATTCGAGAACTGTCATATGAGTTAGAGATTTCCCATTCTACTGTTGGGAATTGGGTTAGAGACTTTAAACAAAGACGTAATACTAGTAGTTCAAAAGAAGAGTATATTACCCCAAAAGAGTTAGAAAAGTTAAAGAAACAACACGAGGCAGAACTCCAAAAATTGAAAGAGGAAAACGAAATATTAAAAAAGGCAATGCACATCTTCACGAAAAACCCCATGTAA
- a CDS encoding IS3 family transposase, which translates to MYNFIFAHRDEHTVVKMCKVLGVSTSGFYKWVDKQNSSVQSEKETYKEEVKQKIKKSYHLSMGTYGSPRVHDDLVEWGYTISEKTVARLMKEMGLRAIPEEKYVVTTDSNHDLNVYPDLVKRQFNVDEPNRVWVSDITYIWTLEGWVYLASIMDLFSRKIVGWRAEAHMKKELTIQALNMALVSRQPQPTDQLIHHSDRGSQYCSNGYIDLLNKHEIQISMSRKGDPYDNACIESFHASLKKDLVHRRRFKTRSEAVKAINHYIGGFYNERRKHSTLGYCSPNQFERKHSQVECNSVS; encoded by the coding sequence ATCTATAACTTCATCTTTGCTCATAGAGATGAACATACTGTTGTGAAGATGTGCAAAGTACTTGGAGTTTCCACAAGTGGATTTTATAAGTGGGTAGATAAGCAGAATAGTAGTGTTCAATCTGAGAAGGAGACCTACAAAGAAGAAGTTAAACAAAAGATTAAAAAGTCTTATCATCTAAGCATGGGTACTTACGGAAGCCCTAGAGTTCATGATGATCTAGTTGAATGGGGATATACTATCTCAGAAAAAACAGTAGCCCGCCTGATGAAAGAAATGGGTCTAAGAGCTATACCTGAAGAAAAGTATGTCGTGACTACAGATTCTAATCATGATTTAAACGTCTACCCTGACCTGGTTAAGCGTCAATTTAATGTAGATGAACCCAATCGAGTATGGGTCTCTGATATTACCTACATTTGGACTCTAGAAGGCTGGGTTTATTTAGCCAGCATTATGGATCTGTTTTCTAGAAAAATAGTCGGCTGGAGAGCTGAAGCACATATGAAGAAAGAACTTACAATACAAGCCTTGAATATGGCTCTTGTATCCAGGCAGCCACAACCTACAGATCAATTAATTCATCATTCAGACCGGGGCTCTCAATACTGTTCCAATGGTTATATTGATCTGTTAAATAAGCATGAAATTCAAATTAGTATGAGTCGAAAAGGAGATCCTTATGACAATGCATGCATTGAATCCTTTCATGCAAGTTTGAAAAAAGATTTAGTTCATCGAAGACGATTTAAGACACGTAGTGAAGCAGTAAAGGCAATCAATCATTATATTGGTGGTTTTTATAATGAGAGAAGGAAACACTCAACTTTAGGGTATTGTTCTCCTAACCAATTTGAGAGAAAACATAGTCAAGTTGAGTGTAACTCTGTCTCATAA
- a CDS encoding adenylosuccinate synthase translates to MASVVVVGTQWGDEGKGKITDYLSEKAEVVARYQGGNNAGHTIVFGGKKYKLHLIPSGIFYKDKICVIGNGMVIDPKALVTELKYLHDQGVDTSNLRISNRAHVILPYHIKLDIVEEESKGANKIGTTKKGIGPAYMDKAARVGIRIADLLDKEEFEMKLERNLKEKNRMFEKYYEVEGFTKEEILDEYFEYGQQIAHYVVDTSVVLNDALDEGKRVLFEGAQGVMLDIDQGTYPFVTSSNPIAGGVTIGSGVGPSKINHVVGVSKAYTTRVGDGPFPTELNNEIGDRIREVGNEYGTTTGRPRRVGWFDSVVVRHARRVSGITDLSLNSIDVLTGIEKLKICVAYQYKGEVMKEFPASLKILAECEPVYEELPGWTEDITGVKTLDELPENARHYIERVSQLTGIPLTIFSVGPDRNQTNLLRGVFA, encoded by the coding sequence ATGGCATCAGTTGTTGTAGTTGGAACTCAGTGGGGAGACGAAGGGAAAGGTAAGATTACCGATTATCTTTCAGAAAAAGCAGAAGTAGTAGCTAGATATCAAGGTGGAAATAATGCAGGACACACAATCGTGTTCGGTGGGAAAAAATACAAGTTACATTTAATTCCTTCAGGGATTTTTTATAAAGATAAAATTTGCGTGATTGGTAACGGTATGGTTATTGATCCAAAAGCTTTAGTTACAGAGCTTAAATATTTACATGACCAAGGTGTTGACACAAGCAATTTAAGAATTAGTAACCGCGCTCATGTTATTCTTCCTTACCATATTAAACTTGATATTGTAGAAGAAGAGAGCAAAGGTGCTAACAAAATTGGCACAACGAAAAAGGGGATTGGCCCTGCTTATATGGATAAAGCTGCTCGTGTTGGTATCCGAATTGCTGATTTATTAGATAAAGAAGAATTCGAAATGAAGCTTGAGCGTAATTTAAAAGAAAAAAATCGTATGTTTGAAAAGTACTATGAAGTAGAAGGGTTTACGAAAGAAGAAATCCTTGATGAATATTTTGAGTATGGTCAACAAATTGCTCATTATGTTGTTGATACTTCAGTAGTGTTAAATGATGCATTAGATGAAGGTAAACGTGTGTTATTTGAAGGTGCTCAAGGGGTAATGTTAGACATTGACCAAGGAACCTATCCTTTCGTAACATCGTCAAACCCAATTGCTGGTGGAGTAACTATTGGTTCTGGTGTAGGTCCATCAAAAATCAACCATGTTGTTGGTGTTTCTAAAGCATACACTACACGTGTAGGTGATGGTCCATTCCCAACGGAATTAAACAATGAAATTGGTGACCGAATTCGTGAAGTAGGAAATGAGTATGGAACTACTACAGGGCGTCCACGTCGTGTAGGATGGTTCGATAGTGTAGTTGTTCGTCATGCTCGCAGAGTTAGCGGTATAACTGACTTATCATTAAATTCAATTGATGTATTAACTGGCATTGAAAAATTAAAGATTTGTGTTGCTTACCAGTACAAAGGTGAAGTAATGAAAGAGTTCCCAGCAAGCTTAAAAATTCTTGCTGAATGTGAGCCAGTCTATGAAGAGTTACCAGGTTGGACTGAAGACATTACGGGAGTGAAAACTCTTGATGAGCTACCTGAAAACGCACGTCATTATATTGAAAGAGTCTCTCAGCTTACAGGGATCCCATTAACAATCTTCTCGGTTGGACCAGACCGTAATCAAACAAACTTACTAAGAGGCGTTTTTGCTTAA
- the queF gene encoding preQ(1) synthase, whose product MRKDHELEGVSLLGNQNVEYKFQYDKSILETFENKHQDNDYWVKFNCPEFTSLCPKTGQPDFATIYISYVPSEKMVESKSLKLYLFSFRNQGDFHEDCINIIMKDLIELMDPKYIEVWGKFTPRGGISIDPYANYGKKGTMFEEMAKQRLFNHDMYPEKVDNR is encoded by the coding sequence ATGAGAAAAGATCATGAATTAGAAGGCGTATCTTTATTAGGTAATCAAAACGTTGAATATAAGTTTCAGTACGATAAATCAATTTTAGAAACATTTGAAAATAAACATCAGGATAATGATTATTGGGTTAAGTTCAATTGTCCAGAGTTTACAAGTCTTTGTCCGAAAACAGGGCAACCAGATTTTGCAACTATCTATATTTCGTATGTTCCAAGTGAAAAAATGGTGGAAAGTAAATCATTAAAGCTTTATCTTTTCAGCTTCCGTAATCAGGGAGATTTCCATGAGGATTGTATTAATATTATTATGAAGGATCTAATTGAATTAATGGATCCCAAATATATAGAAGTATGGGGCAAATTTACACCACGTGGTGGTATTTCCATTGACCCATATGCAAACTACGGGAAAAAAGGAACAATGTTTGAGGAAATGGCCAAGCAGCGTTTGTTCAATCATGATATGTATCCTGAAAAAGTTGATAACCGATAA
- the queE gene encoding 7-carboxy-7-deazaguanine synthase QueE, which yields MRIPVLEIFGPTIQGEGAVIGKKTVFIRTAGCDYQCSWCDSAFTWDGTGKDDIRLMTAVEIIDELKEIGLENFQHVTISGGNPALLKQLGELVDSLKNLQMKIGLETQGTVWQAWMLRIDDLTISPKPPSSGMNTDFEKLDGLVESLTKRIGEGHVSLKVVIFDEGDLAYAKRVHQKYPTVPFYLQVGNDDLTVDDDEQLSIKLLKKLDWLVSKVIIDPEFNQVRVLPQLHALLWGNKKGV from the coding sequence ATGAGAATACCTGTATTAGAGATTTTTGGGCCAACAATCCAAGGCGAAGGCGCAGTGATTGGTAAAAAAACAGTGTTTATCCGAACGGCAGGCTGTGATTATCAATGCTCGTGGTGTGATTCTGCTTTTACTTGGGATGGAACAGGGAAAGATGACATTCGCTTAATGACTGCTGTAGAAATTATTGATGAGTTAAAAGAAATTGGATTGGAAAACTTTCAACATGTTACGATATCTGGAGGAAATCCAGCCCTATTGAAACAACTTGGCGAACTAGTAGATTCTTTGAAAAATTTACAAATGAAGATTGGACTAGAAACTCAAGGGACGGTTTGGCAGGCGTGGATGTTACGCATTGATGATCTAACAATCTCGCCTAAGCCGCCTAGTAGTGGAATGAATACTGATTTTGAAAAACTCGATGGCTTAGTAGAGTCCTTAACAAAGCGAATTGGCGAAGGTCATGTGAGTTTGAAGGTTGTTATTTTTGATGAGGGAGACTTAGCTTATGCAAAAAGAGTTCATCAAAAGTACCCAACTGTACCATTCTATCTTCAAGTAGGCAATGATGATCTAACAGTTGATGATGATGAACAACTTTCAATAAAGCTACTGAAAAAGCTAGACTGGCTTGTTAGTAAAGTGATTATTGATCCAGAATTTAATCAAGTAAGAGTATTACCACAGCTTCATGCTTTACTGTGGGGGAATAAAAAAGGAGTGTAA